In one window of Anthonomus grandis grandis chromosome 11, icAntGran1.3, whole genome shotgun sequence DNA:
- the LOC126741986 gene encoding dnaJ homolog subfamily B member 6-like isoform X1 — protein MVDYYRVLEVPKTATTVEIKKAYRKLALKWHPDKNTDNVDEATKKFKEISEAYEVLSDDSKRKIYDARGSRNNASRSSRNYRSYFDMHNPFSQRAFDKKRRVYDQYGKDGLLNGGTRGRSRYEDDFDFGFGFFTFRDPEDVFREFFGGSDVFDLLTDLQNPHRAHRHHHLHHHRGTRHSHPQNQLSGLFSPFSLLGGGFMDDFFGHAAGGGHGGHGGFSSYSSINSTFSNGSGGGAAGGGATVKRTSTSTRFVNGKKITTKKVFENGKETVMSYENDVLKSKTVNGVPQSLTYS, from the exons ATGGTGGACTACTACAGAGTCCTCGAGGTGCCAAAAACTGCAACCaccgttgaaataaaaaaagc ATATCGAAAGTTGGCATTGAAATGGCATCCAGACAAAAACACCGATAACGTAGACGAGGCCACAAAGAAGTTCAAAGAAATCTCAGAGGCCTACGAAGTATTGTCAGATG AttcaaaacgaaaaatataCGACGCCCGCGGGAGCAGGAACAATGCCTCGAGATCGTCCAGGAACTACAGGAGCTATTTCGACATGCACAACCCGTTCTCGCAACGTGCCTTCG aTAAAAAACGTCGCGTATATGATCAGTACGGTAAAGACGGTTTGCTCAATGGAGGCACGCGTGGCAGGAGCCGATACGAGGACGATTTCGACTTTGGCTTTGGATTCTTCACGTTCAGGGACCCCGAGGACGTTTTTAGGGAATTTTTCGGCGGCAGTGATGTCTTTGATCTCTTAACCG ACTTACAAAACCCGCATCGCGCGCACCGCCATCACCACCTCCACCATCACCGCGGCACCCGACATTCCCACCCCCAAAACCAGCTGAGCGGCCTGTTCTCCCCATTCAGTCTCCTCGGGGGCGGTTTTATGGACGATTTCTTTGGTCACGCGGCTGGCGGAGGTCACGGGGGCCACGGTGGTTTTTCCTCGTACAGCAGCATCAACAGTACGTTCAGTAATGGATCGGGAGGTGGTGCTGCCGGCGGCGGAGCTACAGTTAAACGCACCTCCACCTCGACACGGTTCGTTAACGGAAAGAAAATCACTACTAAGAA gGTGTTCGAAAACGGCAAAGAAACGGTGATGTCTTACGAGAACGACGTGTTGAAATCAAAGACTGTCAACGGGGTGCCGCAGAGTCTGACTTACAGTTAA
- the LOC126741986 gene encoding dnaJ homolog subfamily B member 6-like isoform X2: MVDYYRVLEVPKTATTVEIKKAYRKLALKWHPDKNTDNVDEATKKFKEISEAYEVLSDDKKRRVYDQYGKDGLLNGGTRGRSRYEDDFDFGFGFFTFRDPEDVFREFFGGSDVFDLLTDLQNPHRAHRHHHLHHHRGTRHSHPQNQLSGLFSPFSLLGGGFMDDFFGHAAGGGHGGHGGFSSYSSINSTFSNGSGGGAAGGGATVKRTSTSTRFVNGKKITTKKVFENGKETVMSYENDVLKSKTVNGVPQSLTYS, from the exons ATGGTGGACTACTACAGAGTCCTCGAGGTGCCAAAAACTGCAACCaccgttgaaataaaaaaagc ATATCGAAAGTTGGCATTGAAATGGCATCCAGACAAAAACACCGATAACGTAGACGAGGCCACAAAGAAGTTCAAAGAAATCTCAGAGGCCTACGAAGTATTGTCAGATG aTAAAAAACGTCGCGTATATGATCAGTACGGTAAAGACGGTTTGCTCAATGGAGGCACGCGTGGCAGGAGCCGATACGAGGACGATTTCGACTTTGGCTTTGGATTCTTCACGTTCAGGGACCCCGAGGACGTTTTTAGGGAATTTTTCGGCGGCAGTGATGTCTTTGATCTCTTAACCG ACTTACAAAACCCGCATCGCGCGCACCGCCATCACCACCTCCACCATCACCGCGGCACCCGACATTCCCACCCCCAAAACCAGCTGAGCGGCCTGTTCTCCCCATTCAGTCTCCTCGGGGGCGGTTTTATGGACGATTTCTTTGGTCACGCGGCTGGCGGAGGTCACGGGGGCCACGGTGGTTTTTCCTCGTACAGCAGCATCAACAGTACGTTCAGTAATGGATCGGGAGGTGGTGCTGCCGGCGGCGGAGCTACAGTTAAACGCACCTCCACCTCGACACGGTTCGTTAACGGAAAGAAAATCACTACTAAGAA gGTGTTCGAAAACGGCAAAGAAACGGTGATGTCTTACGAGAACGACGTGTTGAAATCAAAGACTGTCAACGGGGTGCCGCAGAGTCTGACTTACAGTTAA